The Brassica rapa cultivar Chiifu-401-42 unplaced genomic scaffold, CAAS_Brap_v3.01 Scaffold0363, whole genome shotgun sequence nucleotide sequence CCATTTTGTGTTCTTGACTCTTCCTCTCgactctctctatatatataagattgcaAGTGCATGACTATATTTCAACATCACAAATAAAAGATAGAACTAAAAGCGACAGCCATGGGAAGACCAAAAGTGAAGTTGGCTTGGGTCGAGGAACGAAAGAGAAGAGCTACTGTTTGCCAGCGGAGAATGAAAGAATTGATTCAAATGGCTGAAGAACTAACCATCGTTTGTGATATGAGTGCATGTTTGGTCTTTTACAACCGTAAAAATGGTAAGCTGGTGGCGTGGCCATCTCTGGAGGAGGCTCAATCTCTCATCGACTGCTATAACGCATTACCGGAAACCGAGAGGAACATGAAGGCGGATGATGAAGAGTCATCATTCATCAAGACCATTACCAAGGAGATCGAGAAGAAACTAGAGCTTTCTCGGAAGGCTATCGAGGAGTTGAAGATGGATAATCTCATGCTCCAAATCAAAAATGGTAGTAGAATGATTGCTGATCTTTCTCAAACCGAGATTGAGAAGTTAAAGTCATATACAAGTAAGAAAATTGTGTATTATGATAGAGAGTTACGTAAGCAACATCCGAATACGAGTGGCAATGAGCCATTTCTTGAGGATGACGATGGGGAGATGAAGACCTATGAAGGAGAGAGCAGCGAGTCTGATGGTGCGGACAATGCCTAATGAAGCAGCTAGCCGtcgaataataaaattaatgtgtCTTGGAATAAAGTTGTTACTGTTGTGTCTTTGCATTCTCGTTTCATATTTCTAGTTTTTGTTGCTTTGGtcatgtttcttgtttttttttgtttttgtttcttgttgtgTCTTAAACTTGTGTCTTTGTTTGCATATGTTAACCTAAATTAATGCAATGTTTTCCCTTTCAATCATTGAAGAGCTCATCTCGTATGTAACACTATATGTTTTCTAGGGTTCAACATAGCAAATTCTTTAAGAATAAGCTATATTTTGATAAAGCATCGTATTTAACTGAGATTATCATTGGCATGCATGTCAAACTATAGGTACATTAATTTTCATGAATAATTTGATATGGAAAAAGTTTCTCCAACGTTTCTTTTATGATGCTTAAACCTTAATTTCACACGTAAGATTCATTGTTGTCTTTCTTGATTTTCCCCGACCGGCTGGATCTTTGGTTGCTTGCTACGTAGTGAAACTTTTTTAAGCATATACATGAAGAATACAAATTACTCAGTAACTAcaatttcaagagatttgttgaAGTGTGTGTCCTGTCCAAGTTATTGACTTCACTCATTAGTCCAACGCTTTCAGTGTAATGATAAATGAAACCAACgagaagagagatagagagagagtagaATTACACCCCAAGATTCCAATAGCATTCTTAGATACACATACTTGATGTAGTACACCTATAAGGACATCTATAAGGACCACTCTTCTTTGATTGCTTCTTCAAAGTACACAGAACTTTCAAGTGCGCAGTGTTTATAAACAAGGCTTTTGGGGTATTAGGTTGATTAAAGAATCTTGATTAACATTTCAAGCCTGTGAAGTGTGTGAGAGAAAGCTTCAATCTGCACACACCAAACATGTGATTCAGAATACAGTACTCATGAGGATTCAGTAGGGTGAAAAAAAAATGCCCTTCTACTGTAAAACCTTTATGCAGAGAAAGCTATGGGCGTTCcccagtcaaaaaaaaaatatgcttCTAAAAAAGTTTCAGAAGGATATTGCAACTACTTACCTATATCTACTGAGAGATATTCAGAGACAGACACAACATAATGTGTTCATGAAGGTTTATATATAAAGTGTCCACTGAACTTCGACATGGATATACTTAGGAGAAACGTTTCATCTTCTAGCAAATTCGTTCTTCCCTTTATAATATCTCTAGCCAGACTATGTTCAAGTTTTCAACTACCTCTAACAGTGTTCCCGGGGGAAAAACCAAATTCTCCAATGTCCAAATCTATTGAAATCTCTAAGGTAAAAGGTCGAGACAGCAAGCAAGCACTCAAGAAAAAGTATGCATGTGGCTCGGATCAATAGGTATGATATTCATATGGAAATTCATTTTGATAACCCTGGACCAGATATTAATTTAGAAACCATGCTGCCATATTCTGTCAATCATATCCAATAAGATCAATATCTCATAGTGCATCAAATTAGTTGGCAATTGATTCTAGCCATCAAATAGGTAATTCTTGaagcatgatttttttttttggaaagcaACTTCattgattaaaaacaaaattgattaaatccGTTGTTACATGGCGTAAGGCCTCCTTAGCTAAGAAATCAGCATCATAATTCCTCTCTCGAGGAATCCAACAGAAAGAAATAGCATCAAAAGAGCTAGCATCTATTCTAATATCTGAGATTATCCCACAAATCTCCAAAGGCTCAGTAGATATTAATTAAGTGCTTTGGTCAGCTGTGAGGAGTCTGATTCGCATCTTAGTCACCGGATCCCCAGTTCCTTGCTTTTCCTCATAAGTGGTGACATAACAAAGTTAGTGGAGCTTGAAAAATCTCTGAGTTTCTCTTGAAGTTTGTTAGTCCATCCCAGTCCAGCAGCCCTGATG carries:
- the LOC117130222 gene encoding agamous-like MADS-box protein AGL80 yields the protein MGRPKVKLAWVEERKRRATVCQRRMKELIQMAEELTIVCDMSACLVFYNRKNGKLVAWPSLEEAQSLIDCYNALPETERNMKADDEESSFIKTITKEIEKKLELSRKAIEELKMDNLMLQIKNGSRMIADLSQTEIEKLKSYTSKKIVYYDRELRKQHPNTSGNEPFLEDDDGEMKTYEGESSESDGADNA